TGATTTTAAACGTGGGCGACCATGTTATCCTTCCGCGTGAATTCCTTAAAACAAACCGGGCAAGGATAGTACTTGACGTTAGGCTTGTGCGAGGTGACGTAGTGCCGGCAGAAATTGCTGATGTGTGTGTAGGTACGATGGCATACGGTACACCGGTATACGTCGCCCCTCTTTCACGCAGAAGTCCCGCACTGAACCCTCGGTTCTCTCGTTTTCGACCTTAAACGATCCTTCGAAGTCGCTTTTGACTGATCTCCGACTCAACCGGCGACCAGATTAAATATGGCACTGCCTCAAATTGTCTTTCGACATCTTTTGCTCCAGCTCGGAGTCGGAGTATTGCTGCGAGTCCTCCATCGACGCGGTTGTCGTCGACGATGATGTTTTCCCTTGAAGAGACGACCGCGCTGTACTCCTTGCGAAAGCATCGCTCGAAGTTGATGCGTATGTGAGTCGGTGACTGCGAGCCACCGCCACTCGACGTCTCCTCCGAGTCTGAAAACGAAGAAAGCTCTCTCCTTTAAACAGTTCTCGACGTCTGCCACCCTCCGCGGTTCTTAATCTTAGCATtacgtttatatatatatagataaataGATATTATCAATCTGACTTAAGCACGCGGAAAGTAATCGTATATCATAGTAATGTGTATAGAAATATAATGTACTGATATATATAACGTATATCCTATATTTTGTGGGGGGAAGCAAGAGGAAGGGTAGAGCCAGCAAAAAAGAGTCACCGTATTCGAACCGGCTGTCCGTCAACTCTGTCCCATGTTCAAGTGTTTTATGCCGCACCCGCTTTTCCGTGTCCCCACcccctttctctttttctttttttttttttctttccctcTGTGTGTTCGTCGTCATTCCCTCTTCAGATTCTTTCGCTCTCACGCACGCTTTCGCCGCCGCTGCTGCTCGCTGTTCGTCGCGGCTTTGCCCCGATCCCGTACGGCTGCGAAGAGGACCGTTACGGTCTCGTTTGCCATACCACGAAGAGCATTTCAGCGACTCGACGAGGCcctctctttcttcctttcttccaAATGGATATCCACGCACTCGCACATTCGCTCTTTccacgttctctctctctttctcgctcatCCACTCGccctttcttctctctctctctctctctctctccctttcgcaCTCCACCCTCTCGTAGTCTTACACGCCGTTTAAGCTTGTCCCGCTCTCGTTCACctggactctctctctctctttcattctctctttctctctcgcgaaGGTACATTCACACACGCGTACACACACAGCCAGAGACGAACGCCTTACGCATACGCGTGCGTTAGTGCCGCACGTATATGCGAGTTGAAAAAAGAACCAACCCCCACCCCATTTCgagaaaaaaatcttttttttttttttttttttttcctaaaatcGTCCGTGCGTCCCGTCACAGTCAAATACGCATATTTGTATATCCATTTCTCTATTGGGTAGATCGCGATCCATCGAGATCGAGGACGCTCGAGAAGAAGCAACGGTTATCTCTTCATcgatgcaatttttttttttttttttttttggtaacTTTTGTTATACGTTAGTTTAAATCCGCTTTCGGCTTCGCTGTTACGTCGCTGTTCTTTTTATCTCGACTTTCTCTTTATCTAGACATATCCGGGTATTTTTCGGAACGGTTtcgttttacttttttttttttttttatgactttacttatttattttttttttttttttttactttttttttatctatacacacatatatacacgTGTGCGCGTATATATATATGgcgtgcatatatatatattcgttctaactttttttttttgttttttcggtttgttttatttatatgtatatttttcgtttttttgAGCGGCTGGCCTCCCCTAGTTCCCTCGCTTCCCCCGCGCAAAGGTAATCTCTCAGAGATCGAATGGTGACTCAGATAATCTCAACTCACCTGCGCAAAGAGAACAAAGCAACACGTTTCACGGTCACTACCGAACGATCATCATGTTCGACATCTTCGAAGCACTCTGTCACGCGCGCGCGTGCGTGTGCGTACGTCAAGTAAAGTAATTTCTTTCGTTattgtctctttctctctctctatctctctctctctctctttcgttcatggaaaagaaaaaagacgTCACACTCTTGgattctatttttctttttttttttttttaatctatgaattgatctctctctctctctcgctctctctctctcactttctctcgctctctctttcttcccacATCATCGTATCCATttgtccctctctttctctctctctctcgcactctcttTCCGTCCTGTGTCCTTATCCATCCGTGTTATCCGCTTTCCGGTTCTCGTCGGTACAACTTCGGTAATCCGGAATTCTCGGTTTCTCCGTTTCATTTCCTCCGTCGTGAATACTCGCGACCAGGCAACGAGAAGAACGCAAGAGAAGGCGGAAGCGATAACCTGCCGACGTTCGTTGTCCGTTAAAGAAAAAGCTACGcacacttttttctttttttctcgtttttcctttccttttttctttttttttgtttcttttttttttcgtcgtATTATCTCGTTTTGGTtttgttttatcatattttatattatccATCTCACCGCGGTCTGTCACATCGGGCGCAACATAATATTATGTATGATTGCGTTCAAACTTCCTTGCAACGAACGAAcgtgaaaaaaaaaaagtaaaccagcgttttaaataaaaatcagaaaaaaaaGTAAGCACCGCTAAAAGCTGGCTCCACCCCCTCCTTTTACCAAGTGGCCAATGGCAGCGAAGCGTTTCTCATTCGTGCGGGGATGTATTATCATGAGGcgtgtacatacatatttctacatatacatacatatatatacttaAATAAATACGCGCATgcatatgtacatgtacatgcgcgtgtgcatatgtatatatatatatacgtgtgTGGATATGTACATACACGGATACGTATAtgcgtatgtatatatatatatatataatatagtgAATAATCGGGAATCGAAAGGGGGGGCGGGGGGCGTGAGTAAAAGTGACAGTAAATAGagattgtacatatatataaatctaGGCAGACGAGTGTGGAGAACGAGCGTGAAGAAGAAGGAACGAGGCGCTGCGCATTGGCCGAGCATAAATTACATGggtatgtatattttatatgtatatataaatacatatgtcCCTTAACGACAATCGGTGGGTGGTAGGTTAGATTTTTGGAGGCTACAGCATTCAAAAGGGAGTATATTATCTTGTGTGTTTGTTtgcacgtattttttttttgttttttttttttttggtttttttttaattcgttttcgttttttttttttttaatatatattttttcgactCCGCTCGAACGTCTCGTCGTTTCGAAACGCCTGTACGGGCTCAACGAGACGGCGGCTTCCTTTCTCTCTCGTACACTCTGTTTCTTtcgtaaatatatatgtatacgtatatatgcatatatatacatattttctgagattttttttttttatatatgtatatatctcgAGTTGTCACAGGTCGACACGCGTGACTCGAGTAGAGGTCTCGTTTTCTAAAAAGCCCGTGAAACACCGGTGCGCATCGTGTTTCGATACGTTTCGGCTCAACACAGTGCCGAAAGATTCGTTTCAGATTGCACGAAAAAAGGAAACGGTtatatattgttattgttagtacttttgtctttttttttttttttttcaaacagGCCGACTTTAGAAACACGTGAGACACGCATGAAACTCCTGGGAGCCTATTCACCTGCTCCAGACACGCGAATCGCgcgatcttttttttttttttttcgttttcagtACTCTGCGAGATTTGTTGACTCAAATTTCATGTAAGGATGCTAGCTCAGGCGGTATCCTCGAGTTAACATCTTAACGAATTGCACTCGTCAACAAATTCATCGACTCGAGCCTTGACGTATCtttcttttttactttttttatctttttttttttttttgaaaaacagTGTACTCGAGCCTATGACCGAAAATAGCCTCCCCGGAAACATTGCTGCGATACTGCATTCGCAATTAATTTGCAGTCGCGCAATGACGAGCAAGGTGTAAAAATTAACGgacgaaaattctgaaaaatcaaATTCATTAGCACATTGTAAAGTATAtcgtttctttttccttttttttttctccatcTTTCGGCATCGAATCCGCCGGAAGACGATGGACATCGTCTCgggagaggaaaaaaaaaaagaaaaaagaagaaagaaaaaaaaaacgaatgaTAGGCAAACATGTGATCGAGTAATCGTGATAGATTAGAATGTAAAATCACGCAGAAAAGCTTGCAAATGAAATGTCCGTGCGTAATTATCTTTGATCGACCTCGACAaagttaaatttatttttatgcaattCAAATGGAACGAGGGaatgaattattaaaatatcgatAAGCATACGCGATTGTTAAAACAACCGCGATAATCCTCCACGGTTTCGCCACTGATCCGCGTGGATAGGTATACTTCGCGAATCGCTTCAAATTCGGAGGATCTTCGCACGTTCAATCGTTCTCTACCATTTCAAATTCGATTTCGTACTCGTTCCAAGCATCTGGCGTGTATAAAACCATATAGACATTTCGAAAATACCAGCATATATACAAACAACCGTCTACCGCAGGTAAAATTCAGGCTCCGGAAATGTCGGAGCATGgtctaaaattgtaaaatgaatttGCGTTTACTCGACAACTTGCCTCTGTTCACATCGGTATATAGAGGTATCAGTGTTACGCTTCTCTCGATCGCGAGCTGGTAAAGAAATGGTTCGCCGTTCGAGAAAGCGTGAAAAAAATCAGTCGATGCTGGTAAACGCTCGTATCGAGAGATATGAAAAGATTATTGAGATGACGATTAAAAGGTGGCGCAAAACTGTTAATCGGTGTAAGCTAATAATGGTATCTCTTACCTTGCTTGAAACCTTCGCTCCCTTGTCTACTGTGCGGCCGTGCGAACGTCTCGTCAGAGGCTAACAGAGAGAAAGACGGGACGGATGAGAGAACTCGAAGACGAAGAGGTGAGACGAAAGGGTGAAAGAGAGGAtagagaagagaaagaaaacgaGAGGTTACCTTGGGCAGAGGTGCTAGGCGTTGGTTCAGGCTCCCGTTTGACGCGAGGTGCCAGCGACTCGGGCGTGTCAGTACCATTTTCCGTTGGTTCGTCCTTCCTCGTGGAGGACAAGGAGGAAGCGGCCAGACTGGTTCCCGTTGATGCCGAGTTCCCGACGTTATTGCTGCTCACGTTGTTGCTACTTGCCGAGGCGGCAGCGACGTTTCCGCTTCTGCCGGTATTGCCGGTGCTTTCGCTCTGAAAGTCGATACTCATCTTCATTTCCATCAGCTCGGGCGAGCCTTGCACGAGGTCTGCCCCCGAACAAGACTGCAGCTCCTGACCCGAGATCTCGCCTATCGGTGTGTCGGAGGAGCCGCTCAGCTTCCTCGGCCTTCCCCGTTTCCTCTTTGGCGCGGATAACGCCGAACCAAGCAGAGGATGGTTCGACATATGGTGCATCCTCTTCTGCGAGACATGGTGGTGAGGCCCGATTTGGTTTATTCTATGTAGATTCGGTGGAGGTGGAGGTACTGTGTTTTGATTGCCAAGCAACGAAGAGGTAATACTAGGCAAGTCACACTTGTCCTCGTTTACCTCGGTCAGGCCCTTTATCCTGAGAGACTCAGCGACTCTCAAGAAGGCGGTCAGCCTGTCCTGGTCGACGCTGACCTCTCCGCGATACATGAAATCCAAAAGGCTGCGCATGTCCACGTAGGGGACATCTTTAAGAATGACTATCGGGTGCTTGTCGGGGTGGCCAACGAAAAGGGCCTGCGAAAACAGGAAAAAATCCACGATCAGTATAGATTGGCCGCGTATAGGCTGCTCCTGGCAGGGGCAAGAAAACGTTTATGAATTATTAATACGCGTCATGAATTAATCTACCGTTATGAATTATTAATAACGTCCTAGAACGCGATTCATCGGTCCTCGAAAAGAAAGCGCATTTCCTCCTCCaggacctctctctctctctctctcactctctctcgctctctcactcactctctctct
The window above is part of the Lasioglossum baleicum unplaced genomic scaffold, iyLasBale1 scaffold2897, whole genome shotgun sequence genome. Proteins encoded here:
- the LOC143221660 gene encoding LOW QUALITY PROTEIN: protein tramtrack, beta isoform-like (The sequence of the model RefSeq protein was modified relative to this genomic sequence to represent the inferred CDS: inserted 2 bases in 1 codon; deleted 1 base in 1 codon) translates to MLADINGNLADLRSEAMASQRFCLRWNNHQSNLLSVFDQLLHDESFVDVTLAVEGQLLRAHKMVLSACSPYFQALFVGHPDKHPIVILKDVPYVDMRSLLDFMYRGEVSVDQDRLTAFLRVAESLRIKGLTEVNEDKCDLPSITSSLLGNQNTVPPPPPNLHRINQIGPHHHVSQKRMHHMSNHPLLGSALSAPKRKRGRPRKLSGSSDTPIGEISGQELQSCSGADLVQGSPELMEMKMSIDFQSESTGNTGRSGNVAAASASSNNVSSNNVGNSASTGTSLAASSLSSTRKDEPTENGTDTPESLAPRVKREPEPTPSTSAQASDETFARPHSRQGSEGFKQASTDFFHAFSNGEPFLYQLAIERSVTLIPLYTDVNRDAWNDRTGSGQSRDEQRAAAAAKACVRAKESEEGMTTNTQRERKKKKEKEKGGGDTEKRVRHKTLEHGTELTDSRFEYDSEETSSGGGSQSPTHIRINFERCFRKEYSAVVSSRENIIVDDNRVDGGLAAILRLRAGAKDVERQFEAVPYLIWSPVENERTEGSVRDFCVKEGXDVYRCTVCHRTYTHISNFCRHYVTSHKPNVKYYPCPVCFKEFTRKDNMVAHVKIIHSLKPHMSLSSSGSSSMGQQRSNVSPNQQRVYLLLCDYYITERIKRVACSIESMHTFIEVKRRYMHTQYK